Proteins encoded within one genomic window of Cytophagales bacterium:
- a CDS encoding SDR family oxidoreductase codes for MRILLTGATGYIGKRLMTVLASKGHTVICAVRDPARLVIPDLVKDRVEVIKLDLLDAATLENIPKDIDGAYYLVHSMSASRNYISLEEQSAKNFRRAMDATEVRHVIYLSGIANEEDLSRHLASRKKVEEVLSQGKYHFTTLRAGIIIGSGSASFEIIRDLVEKLPVMVTPKWLRTKSQPIGINDVITLLSETFLHEETYGRNFDIGGPDVLSYKEMLLTFAKIRGLNRSIITLPVITPRLSSYWLYFVTSTSYNLAVALVNSMNVEVICRDNELCNILGIKPIGYEEAIRQTFDQLSQEDLSSWKDSQVSGRLNFDISDFIQVPTYGCFKDQRRRTYIDKETTIEKVWHLGGKTGWYHANLLWRLRGFMDKVLGGVGLRRGRSSEHSLHVGDALDFWRVLYANKEEGRLLLFAEMRLPGEAWLEFRMEGEELVMTATFRPRGLMGRFYWYAVLPLHEFVFPGMLKKLTDISDCERAAVAEKQKEVALESAE; via the coding sequence ATGAGAATTCTCCTTACAGGAGCCACAGGTTACATCGGTAAAAGATTAATGACCGTCCTTGCGAGTAAAGGACACACGGTTATTTGTGCCGTTCGGGACCCTGCAAGATTGGTGATTCCTGATCTGGTGAAAGACCGGGTAGAAGTAATCAAACTGGACCTTTTGGATGCTGCAACGCTAGAAAACATCCCCAAAGACATTGATGGAGCGTACTATCTGGTACACTCCATGTCCGCCTCTCGTAATTATATCAGCCTGGAAGAACAGTCGGCAAAGAACTTTCGTCGGGCGATGGATGCAACAGAGGTAAGACATGTGATCTATCTCAGTGGGATTGCCAATGAAGAGGACCTGTCCCGACATTTAGCGTCCCGGAAAAAAGTAGAAGAAGTACTTAGTCAGGGGAAATACCATTTTACGACACTTCGAGCAGGGATTATTATTGGTTCCGGTAGTGCAAGTTTCGAGATCATCAGAGACCTGGTAGAGAAACTTCCGGTGATGGTAACTCCGAAATGGCTGCGTACCAAATCTCAGCCTATTGGTATTAATGACGTCATTACCCTGCTTTCTGAGACCTTCCTTCACGAAGAAACTTACGGACGCAATTTTGATATAGGTGGGCCTGATGTCCTCTCGTACAAAGAGATGTTACTCACTTTTGCGAAGATCAGAGGACTCAACCGATCGATCATTACACTTCCAGTGATCACGCCGAGATTGTCTTCATATTGGCTTTATTTCGTTACTTCTACATCCTACAATCTGGCCGTGGCCTTAGTCAATAGTATGAACGTAGAAGTGATTTGCCGTGATAATGAGCTTTGCAACATTTTAGGGATCAAACCCATCGGTTACGAAGAAGCCATTCGCCAGACATTTGATCAACTTTCTCAAGAAGACCTTTCTTCATGGAAGGATTCACAGGTTAGCGGACGATTGAATTTCGATATTTCAGATTTTATTCAGGTTCCGACTTACGGTTGTTTCAAGGATCAAAGGAGAAGGACTTACATCGATAAAGAAACCACGATTGAGAAAGTCTGGCATCTAGGAGGAAAAACCGGATGGTACCATGCCAATTTACTTTGGAGACTAAGAGGGTTCATGGACAAGGTGCTTGGAGGCGTAGGCCTGAGAAGAGGCCGTAGCAGTGAGCATTCTTTACATGTTGGAGATGCGTTGGATTTTTGGCGGGTTCTTTATGCCAATAAGGAAGAGGGACGTCTGTTGTTATTTGCTGAAATGCGATTACCAGGAGAGGCCTGGTTGGAATTCCGTATGGAAGGCGAGGAACTGGTGATGACCGCTACTTTCCGTCCAAGAGGGCTCATGGGCCGGTTTTATTGGTATGCAGTACTTCCATTGCATGAATTCGTCTTTCCGGGTATGCTCAAGAAACTAACAGATATTTCTGATTGTGAGCGCGCTGCAGTTGCGGAGAAACAGAAAGAGGTAGCGCTCGAATCCGCGGAGTAG
- a CDS encoding SDR family oxidoreductase — protein MTYNLLKGKRGIIFGALDENSIAWKVAERAYEEGAKFTLTNAPIAMRMGEIQKLAEKCETEVIPADATSVEDLENLYAKSKELLGGNFDFILHAIGMSPNVRKKKEYGNLNYDWFMKTLDVSAVSFHKTMQVAEKMDIMNEWGSILGLSYIAAQRTFPDYSDMAQAKAMLESIARSYGYRFGKSKKVRVNTISQSPTMTTAGSGVPGFDVFFNYADKMSPLGNADAVSCADYCLMMFSDFTRMVTMQNLMHDGGFSTSGITENIVEELSK, from the coding sequence ATGACCTATAACCTACTGAAAGGAAAAAGAGGGATCATATTTGGCGCCCTCGACGAGAATTCAATTGCCTGGAAAGTAGCCGAAAGAGCCTACGAAGAAGGAGCAAAATTCACACTAACCAATGCACCTATCGCCATGCGAATGGGTGAGATCCAAAAGCTCGCTGAAAAATGCGAAACAGAAGTCATTCCAGCAGATGCGACTTCCGTAGAAGATCTGGAAAACCTGTACGCAAAATCGAAAGAGCTTCTAGGTGGAAACTTCGACTTCATTCTTCATGCCATTGGCATGAGCCCAAATGTGCGAAAGAAAAAGGAATATGGTAATCTGAACTACGATTGGTTCATGAAAACCCTCGATGTATCTGCTGTTTCTTTCCACAAGACCATGCAGGTGGCGGAAAAAATGGACATCATGAACGAATGGGGATCCATCCTTGGACTCTCCTACATCGCTGCGCAGCGTACCTTCCCTGATTATTCGGATATGGCACAGGCCAAGGCCATGCTGGAATCTATTGCCAGAAGCTATGGCTACCGATTTGGAAAATCGAAAAAAGTACGCGTCAATACCATCAGCCAGTCGCCTACCATGACTACTGCAGGTTCTGGTGTCCCAGGATTCGATGTATTCTTCAACTACGCAGATAAAATGTCACCACTGGGCAACGCAGATGCAGTAAGTTGTGCGGATTACTGTTTGATGATGTTCTCTGATTTCACCAGAATGGTGACTATGCAGAACCTCATGCATGATGGAGGATTCTCTACCTCAGGAATTACCGAAAATATTGTTGAGGAACTTTCGAAGTAG
- a CDS encoding four helix bundle protein encodes MGFKFEELKVWQKAIDLTADVNTAIKKFPVDERYVLSPQMQRVTDSIALNIAEGSTGQSNKEFARFLGIALRSGIVVVSYLHIAQRRTIIDQQDFNRFYNAWTEISKMIQSLRRTLRP; translated from the coding sequence ATGGGATTCAAATTTGAGGAACTGAAAGTTTGGCAAAAGGCTATTGATTTGACAGCCGATGTTAACACAGCAATCAAAAAATTCCCTGTGGATGAAAGATATGTCCTTTCTCCCCAGATGCAAAGGGTGACAGATTCGATCGCGCTGAACATTGCTGAAGGATCAACTGGACAATCAAACAAGGAGTTTGCGAGATTTCTTGGGATCGCCTTAAGATCAGGAATTGTAGTTGTAAGTTATTTGCACATCGCGCAACGCAGGACTATCATTGATCAACAAGATTTCAATCGATTTTACAATGCGTGGACAGAAATAAGCAAAATGATTCAGTCCCTACGTAGGACCTTAAGGCCTTAG
- the ispE gene encoding 4-(cytidine 5'-diphospho)-2-C-methyl-D-erythritol kinase produces the protein MISFPNAKINLGLNVTNKRQDGYHEIQSCLFPIPLRDILEIIPADTFSFKQTGLEIPDNGANNLCVQAYELLKSAHDLPPVAIHLHKVIPMGAGLGGGSADCAFTLKLLNDIFTLGLNSGELEGYAAQLGSDCPFFIKNIPALATGTGTTLAPFHVDLSAFHIALIFPGVHIGTKEAYAGLTPKQPDNILEATIGGNIKHWQQQLVNDFQPAAANNHENIRKALETMGQADAIYYAMTGSGSTVYGLFDHLPDSATFDFTGSLDDL, from the coding sequence ATGATCTCTTTCCCCAACGCCAAGATCAATCTTGGATTGAACGTAACAAATAAACGGCAGGACGGATACCACGAAATCCAGTCCTGCTTGTTTCCTATCCCTCTCCGGGACATCCTGGAAATCATTCCAGCAGATACATTTTCATTCAAACAAACCGGGCTTGAAATTCCTGACAATGGAGCCAATAACCTCTGTGTCCAGGCCTATGAATTACTTAAATCAGCGCATGACCTGCCACCAGTGGCCATACATCTTCACAAAGTCATCCCAATGGGTGCGGGATTGGGTGGTGGGTCAGCCGATTGTGCATTCACTCTGAAACTACTGAATGATATTTTTACTTTAGGCCTTAATTCTGGTGAATTAGAAGGCTATGCCGCACAACTAGGAAGTGATTGTCCTTTCTTTATCAAGAATATCCCGGCCCTGGCTACGGGTACTGGCACGACCTTAGCACCTTTTCATGTGGACCTATCAGCCTTTCACATCGCACTGATTTTCCCTGGTGTACACATTGGCACCAAAGAAGCTTACGCAGGTCTTACACCAAAACAACCCGACAATATATTGGAAGCGACCATAGGCGGGAATATTAAACATTGGCAGCAACAACTGGTGAATGATTTTCAACCAGCAGCGGCTAATAACCACGAAAACATCAGGAAGGCGCTTGAAACCATGGGGCAAGCTGACGCGATATATTACGCCATGACAGGATCAGGATCGACTGTTTATGGCCTTTTTGATCACCTGCCAGATTCAGCAACTTTTGATTTTACAGGATCGCTCGACGATCTATGA
- a CDS encoding Crp/Fnr family transcriptional regulator, which produces MSQESNFWFFEEVDLYNIFCPHRVKEMAEKHEFRRYKKGDYIYMPDEPNKHVFLISDGRVKLGSYTPDGEEVVKAILSRGEIFGELAIAGETKTKEFAKALDHTTTICPLTIDDLKLLMKENEELNFAIIKVIGLKFRKVERKVESMVFKDSKTRVIEFLLEMGDERGKKVGFETMIKNHYTHKDISRLTGTSRQTVTTVFNELRDQNFINFDRRRILIRDMDKLRELSEQQSES; this is translated from the coding sequence GTGAGTCAGGAGTCGAATTTTTGGTTTTTCGAGGAGGTAGATTTATACAACATTTTTTGCCCACACCGGGTAAAGGAGATGGCGGAGAAGCATGAGTTTCGACGCTACAAAAAGGGTGACTACATCTATATGCCAGATGAGCCCAACAAGCATGTATTTCTGATTTCTGATGGACGAGTGAAATTAGGGTCGTACACGCCAGATGGTGAAGAGGTCGTCAAAGCGATCCTAAGCCGTGGGGAAATCTTCGGAGAATTGGCCATAGCGGGTGAAACCAAAACCAAGGAGTTTGCCAAAGCCCTGGACCATACGACCACCATTTGTCCATTGACCATCGATGACCTGAAGTTGTTGATGAAGGAAAATGAAGAGCTGAATTTTGCGATCATCAAGGTCATTGGCTTAAAATTCAGAAAAGTGGAACGCAAAGTCGAATCGATGGTTTTTAAAGATTCCAAGACCCGTGTGATCGAATTCCTTTTAGAAATGGGAGACGAACGCGGAAAGAAAGTTGGATTCGAGACCATGATCAAGAACCACTACACCCACAAAGACATTTCCAGGCTCACCGGAACCTCAAGACAAACGGTAACGACTGTTTTTAATGAGTTGCGAGATCAGAATTTCATCAATTTTGATCGGCGGCGAATCTTGATCAGGGACATGGATAAGCTCCGTGAATTGAGTGAGCAACAGTCTGAATCATAG
- a CDS encoding PhnD/SsuA/transferrin family substrate-binding protein, which translates to MRAKLISIFINVLVLCVIAQAQQLKVGVIPYKTDQKVLDTYPPLFEYVAEKSQLELEFSLVPESELGYRLDQGEFDVGVFTVFPYLAAKTDFPELEVFASHLVGGKTNYKGAILTTKSSNVAAITDLQDKQLGFVKPTSTSGYHLPKSILEEYDISLSEEQSVFLGGHDKAIEALVAGEVDAIGIDLAGFSKVAHQLSDFNVLTSYEIPYHAYVFSPQLTKSVRDQLKDIMLEADKDPSVRALFQSNPLKINSWRAKNEAYYNSLRRYLREVRVKPHVNLTMTVGDQTKDILSQSGDILSLLRTDIEQEIKQSGRFDLKKDDPLHTLKIEVSLFAVEDLFHYQVEVEDQLAGKGDITLQAVKSALPKIVMQHFLEVQPILTELLQKEDEWFVTYGTDDGINIGHYEFEWVQANGQSEKISKDQVSISEKNLHFKELAAAKGDQLKIIYLPAEIQDDGSEILITPSHNIFSAKFWRQDYWDKLGLILGVVFAIISALIGRLFSKRRQRRFKTILYQTNELLKDFLDDHLKFEARVIAQKEQISRLFENGTINENQFMILNNRIEEVSMLMDRITPQEVRLTDAQKEEIEDIIVDGKITEKEFGRIMNILRKS; encoded by the coding sequence ATGAGAGCAAAGCTTATTTCGATTTTTATCAATGTTTTGGTGCTTTGTGTCATTGCACAAGCACAGCAATTGAAGGTAGGTGTCATTCCATACAAGACAGACCAAAAAGTATTGGATACCTATCCTCCATTGTTTGAATACGTCGCGGAAAAATCACAATTGGAACTGGAGTTTTCTTTGGTGCCTGAGTCAGAACTAGGTTATCGATTGGATCAAGGGGAGTTCGATGTGGGCGTGTTTACGGTATTTCCATACCTGGCTGCCAAGACGGATTTTCCTGAACTGGAAGTTTTTGCTTCACATTTGGTGGGTGGAAAAACGAATTACAAAGGTGCGATCTTAACCACCAAATCCAGTAATGTAGCGGCTATCACAGATTTGCAGGATAAACAATTGGGCTTCGTGAAGCCTACATCTACTTCAGGATACCACTTGCCCAAAAGTATTCTTGAAGAGTATGATATTTCTCTCTCCGAAGAACAGTCCGTGTTTTTAGGGGGTCACGATAAGGCAATCGAAGCACTTGTGGCGGGAGAAGTGGATGCCATTGGCATTGACCTGGCAGGATTTTCAAAAGTGGCCCATCAACTGAGTGATTTTAATGTATTGACTTCCTACGAGATACCTTATCACGCCTATGTTTTTTCTCCCCAACTGACAAAATCGGTCAGGGACCAGTTAAAGGACATTATGCTCGAAGCAGACAAAGACCCTTCTGTCAGAGCACTCTTTCAGTCAAATCCGCTGAAAATCAATTCCTGGAGAGCTAAGAATGAAGCTTATTACAATTCTTTGCGGCGGTACCTGAGAGAGGTAAGGGTGAAACCTCATGTCAACCTCACAATGACCGTAGGTGATCAAACGAAGGATATTCTAAGTCAGTCTGGTGATATACTTTCTCTTTTAAGAACGGATATCGAACAGGAAATCAAACAATCGGGGCGTTTTGATCTCAAAAAAGATGACCCACTGCATACGTTGAAAATTGAGGTGAGCTTATTTGCTGTTGAAGACCTATTTCACTACCAGGTTGAAGTAGAGGATCAATTGGCGGGAAAAGGAGATATCACATTGCAAGCGGTTAAGTCGGCCTTACCAAAGATTGTGATGCAGCATTTTCTCGAAGTTCAACCGATTCTAACCGAACTACTGCAGAAAGAAGATGAATGGTTCGTGACTTATGGAACCGATGATGGCATTAATATTGGACATTATGAGTTTGAATGGGTACAGGCAAATGGCCAATCTGAAAAGATCTCAAAGGATCAAGTCTCCATTAGCGAGAAAAACCTTCATTTCAAGGAGCTTGCTGCGGCCAAGGGAGATCAACTAAAGATCATTTACTTGCCTGCGGAAATCCAGGATGATGGCTCGGAAATTTTAATAACGCCCAGTCACAACATTTTTAGCGCCAAGTTTTGGCGACAAGACTATTGGGATAAACTAGGCTTGATCCTGGGGGTAGTTTTTGCGATTATTTCGGCCCTTATTGGTAGACTATTCTCAAAAAGGCGGCAAAGACGCTTTAAAACTATTCTTTATCAAACCAATGAATTGCTAAAGGACTTCTTAGATGATCACCTCAAGTTTGAAGCAAGAGTGATTGCGCAAAAAGAGCAGATCAGTCGCTTGTTTGAAAATGGTACGATCAACGAAAACCAATTCATGATCCTTAACAATCGCATTGAGGAGGTAAGTATGTTGATGGATCGCATCACTCCACAGGAGGTGAGATTGACCGATGCACAAAAAGAAGAGATCGAGGATATCATCGTGGACGGCAAAATCACGGAGAAAGAATTCGGCAGGATTATGAACATCCTTCGAAAGTCTTAA
- a CDS encoding DMT family transporter — MRDFLKLHFIVLLWGFTAILGKLISIPAVELVLLRTFFAAIGLLVVIAYTRRTYKINGVRNNALIAAAGVLIGAHWILFFLAAQLSNVSVCLAGMATTAIWTGLVEPLSMNKRVKPYELMIGGLGFLGMLVIIQDDFQYGLGFAVAVAAAILSAFFTVINGHVVKGNDPVTISFYEMGFAALAILLFLPVYHINFEATLLLIPQGMDWLYLFVLVMVCTVYAFTVSVELMRRISAFTINLIINLEPVYGIILALLIFGASEKMSSSFYFGTGIILISVLIYPPIQRHMEKRSQNVDLS, encoded by the coding sequence ATGCGCGACTTTCTTAAACTGCATTTCATTGTATTGCTCTGGGGGTTTACTGCCATACTGGGCAAGTTGATTTCGATACCAGCGGTAGAGTTAGTGCTATTGAGGACGTTTTTCGCGGCGATTGGTCTGCTGGTAGTGATTGCATATACCAGGCGAACTTACAAGATAAATGGAGTCAGGAATAATGCGTTGATAGCAGCAGCAGGAGTCTTGATTGGCGCTCATTGGATCCTATTTTTCCTGGCCGCACAGTTGTCCAATGTCTCTGTTTGTCTGGCAGGAATGGCCACAACGGCGATCTGGACGGGTCTGGTGGAACCTTTGTCGATGAACAAGCGTGTCAAGCCTTATGAGCTGATGATTGGTGGGCTAGGATTTTTAGGCATGCTTGTCATCATTCAGGACGATTTCCAATATGGACTTGGGTTTGCTGTCGCGGTAGCTGCTGCCATACTTTCTGCCTTTTTTACGGTAATCAACGGGCATGTGGTCAAAGGAAATGATCCGGTGACCATTTCTTTTTATGAGATGGGATTTGCGGCATTGGCCATCTTGTTGTTTCTTCCAGTTTATCATATCAATTTCGAGGCAACATTGCTTTTGATTCCACAAGGCATGGATTGGCTATATCTGTTTGTGCTGGTCATGGTTTGTACCGTTTATGCCTTTACGGTCAGCGTGGAATTGATGCGAAGGATATCGGCTTTTACGATCAATCTGATCATCAATCTGGAGCCCGTTTACGGAATTATTCTGGCGCTTTTGATTTTCGGTGCTTCCGAGAAAATGAGTTCATCTTTTTACTTCGGTACCGGGATTATCCTGATTTCTGTACTTATTTATCCACCAATTCAGCGTCATATGGAAAAACGTTCTCAGAACGTTGATTTGTCGTGA
- a CDS encoding LptF/LptG family permease, which translates to MKKIDWYILKKFLGTFVFVVLGLLAIICVIDFTEKNDDFIENQVSGEMIGLYYLTFIPFIASLLTPITVFIATVFVTAQLAARTEIIAILASGVSFKRLMVPYFIGAVMISAASFYLNSYVIPDTNKFRINFEIEFLGKPFYFSDRNIHFKIGEEDYIYMDRYNNRREIGYKVTLEKIQDLKLQEKISANRIEWDTATSKWTLINWRKRILLDDKEIFEDGAKMDTALNLYPKDFDNKERLWETLTMFELDDYIALQQSRGADDVQIYQIEKYIRFMQPFGVLVLVFIGLIVSARKSRRGTGFQIALGFLIAFVFIIMFILTRAVAEANTMNPVLAVWIPNISFTVVGFLMYHTVPR; encoded by the coding sequence ATGAAGAAAATTGACTGGTACATACTGAAAAAATTCCTTGGCACATTTGTGTTTGTTGTGCTCGGTCTGTTAGCGATCATCTGCGTGATCGATTTTACGGAGAAGAATGATGATTTCATTGAGAATCAGGTGTCTGGTGAAATGATCGGGTTGTATTACCTGACCTTCATACCTTTCATCGCGAGCTTACTCACGCCTATCACAGTATTCATTGCCACCGTTTTTGTGACCGCCCAATTGGCAGCAAGAACAGAGATCATCGCCATTTTAGCCAGCGGTGTAAGCTTCAAAAGATTGATGGTGCCTTACTTTATTGGAGCAGTCATGATTTCTGCTGCGAGCTTTTACCTGAACAGCTACGTGATCCCGGATACGAATAAGTTTCGGATCAACTTTGAAATTGAATTTCTGGGGAAACCTTTCTATTTCAGTGATCGAAACATCCACTTCAAGATCGGAGAGGAGGATTACATCTACATGGATAGGTACAACAACCGTAGGGAGATTGGATATAAAGTGACCCTGGAGAAAATTCAGGATTTGAAACTGCAGGAAAAGATCTCGGCCAATCGAATTGAGTGGGACACAGCTACCAGCAAATGGACCCTGATCAATTGGCGTAAGCGTATTCTCTTAGATGATAAAGAGATATTCGAGGACGGAGCCAAGATGGACACAGCTTTGAACCTATATCCCAAGGACTTTGACAACAAAGAACGGCTTTGGGAGACACTGACCATGTTTGAGCTGGATGATTACATAGCCTTGCAGCAATCCCGGGGGGCAGACGATGTACAGATCTACCAAATTGAGAAATACATCCGATTCATGCAGCCGTTTGGTGTGCTGGTGCTGGTTTTCATTGGGCTAATTGTCTCGGCACGAAAATCGAGGCGGGGAACAGGGTTCCAGATTGCACTTGGGTTTTTGATCGCATTCGTCTTTATCATCATGTTCATTCTGACCCGTGCGGTTGCAGAGGCCAATACCATGAATCCGGTACTGGCAGTTTGGATACCCAATATCTCATTTACTGTTGTAGGCTTTTTGATGTACCATACGGTGCCCCGGTGA
- the tgt gene encoding tRNA guanosine(34) transglycosylase Tgt: MDFTLVANDKKSGARAGVVKTDHGEIHTPIFMPVGTAATVKAVHQRELKEDINAEIILGNTYHLYLRPGLDIISGAGGLHQFNGWDRPILTDSGGYQVYSLGDNRSIEEWGVNFQSHIDGSKHMFSPEHVMDIQRIIGADIIMAFDECTPYPCEFDYAKNSMHMTHRWLKRCIERFDTTEGHYGYSQTLFPIVQGSVYPDLRKESADFIASCEREGNAIGGLSVGEPHEDLYAMTDMVCNILPADKPRYLMGVGTPANILECIALGVDMFDCVMPTRNARNGMLFTTEGVVNIRNEKWKMDYSPIDPNLEGHVSTFYSKAYLRHLVMSNEMLGAQIASVHNLSFYLWLVREARKQIEAGKFAGWKNYMVKNVSRRL, from the coding sequence GTGGACTTTACTCTGGTAGCAAACGATAAGAAAAGCGGAGCCCGGGCGGGTGTGGTTAAAACTGATCATGGCGAGATCCATACACCCATCTTTATGCCGGTAGGCACTGCTGCCACGGTGAAAGCTGTTCACCAGCGGGAGCTTAAAGAAGACATCAATGCTGAGATCATTCTGGGCAATACTTATCATCTGTATTTAAGACCAGGGTTGGATATCATCAGTGGAGCAGGAGGTTTGCATCAATTCAATGGGTGGGACCGACCAATTTTGACTGATAGTGGAGGCTACCAGGTGTATTCTTTGGGAGATAATCGCAGCATTGAAGAATGGGGAGTCAATTTTCAAAGCCATATTGATGGCTCTAAACACATGTTTTCTCCGGAACATGTGATGGACATTCAGCGGATCATCGGGGCGGACATCATCATGGCATTCGATGAATGTACCCCTTATCCCTGCGAGTTTGATTATGCAAAGAATTCAATGCACATGACCCACCGATGGCTCAAGCGCTGCATCGAAAGGTTTGACACGACCGAGGGACATTATGGCTATAGCCAGACCCTCTTCCCAATCGTTCAAGGAAGTGTATATCCTGATCTTCGCAAAGAGTCAGCGGATTTTATTGCTTCTTGCGAGCGTGAAGGGAATGCGATTGGCGGACTGTCTGTAGGTGAACCACACGAAGACCTGTATGCCATGACAGATATGGTGTGCAATATTCTACCTGCGGATAAACCAAGGTACTTGATGGGGGTAGGCACACCGGCAAACATCCTCGAATGTATTGCACTGGGAGTAGACATGTTCGATTGTGTAATGCCTACGCGAAATGCAAGGAATGGCATGCTGTTCACCACTGAAGGAGTAGTCAACATCCGCAATGAAAAGTGGAAAATGGATTATAGCCCGATTGATCCAAACCTGGAAGGGCACGTAAGTACCTTCTATTCTAAGGCATATTTGAGACATCTGGTCATGAGCAATGAAATGTTGGGTGCACAAATTGCTTCTGTACACAATCTTTCTTTCTATCTGTGGTTAGTAAGAGAGGCCCGCAAACAAATAGAGGCTGGGAAATTTGCAGGCTGGAAAAATTACATGGTCAAAAATGTATCCAGAAGACTGTGA
- a CDS encoding DUF418 domain-containing protein — protein MTQGLTAISSQERISSIDFLRGLAVLGILVINIESFAYPDPWSPYKYGNQESLDHQVRFWVYFLAQGKFFSMFTMLFGVSFCLFIDRLSGRASSPNAMALYVRRLWGLFLIGVAHAYLIWDGDVLYHYAICGLLLLPFRSFKVSGLVIVLSVLVLLVAFNAIQSTQRTARQQNAFELAKAKPANERSEAEQQAIASWTRRTTRKQPVTEVVEVPRNSIWESIQVNASHQKVHKGALFYQGILFRTLIMMVLGMIGYRLGAFHDYRSIKGYWLFTVFLLVLALLVNYYRYDQWTFKYHQPVTQLWAGVAFAFPKELLGLAYMMLFNGLFQLVRPFSKLKGITNMGRMALSNYLMQSLICGSLFYGYGLGWYNHFSRSELWLIIPCIWTFQIAISSWILMNYDQGPVEKLWRTFIYKG, from the coding sequence ATGACACAAGGACTGACGGCCATTTCTTCACAAGAGAGAATCAGTTCTATAGATTTTCTTCGAGGATTAGCCGTTCTTGGGATACTGGTCATCAACATTGAATCCTTTGCCTATCCCGACCCCTGGAGTCCCTATAAATATGGTAATCAGGAGTCACTGGATCATCAGGTCCGGTTCTGGGTTTATTTTTTAGCGCAGGGCAAATTCTTCAGCATGTTTACCATGCTCTTTGGAGTGAGCTTTTGCCTGTTCATTGATCGACTTTCCGGAAGAGCATCAAGCCCGAATGCGATGGCGCTTTACGTCCGTAGACTTTGGGGCCTGTTTCTGATCGGCGTAGCACATGCTTATTTGATTTGGGATGGCGATGTACTTTACCACTACGCCATTTGCGGATTGCTCTTGTTGCCTTTTCGGTCTTTCAAAGTTTCAGGTCTGGTCATCGTATTATCAGTATTGGTATTGCTAGTGGCATTCAATGCGATCCAATCCACCCAAAGGACTGCCCGACAACAAAATGCCTTTGAGTTGGCGAAAGCCAAACCTGCAAATGAGCGTTCCGAAGCAGAGCAACAAGCAATCGCTTCATGGACACGAAGAACAACACGGAAACAACCGGTTACAGAAGTAGTTGAAGTGCCCAGGAATTCTATTTGGGAGAGCATACAAGTAAATGCAAGCCATCAGAAAGTTCATAAAGGAGCCTTGTTCTACCAGGGTATATTATTCAGAACCTTGATCATGATGGTGCTAGGGATGATTGGCTATCGGTTGGGTGCTTTTCACGATTATCGATCCATCAAAGGTTATTGGTTGTTTACCGTTTTTTTGTTGGTGCTGGCTTTGCTGGTCAATTATTACCGGTACGATCAATGGACATTTAAATACCATCAGCCGGTAACGCAGTTATGGGCCGGAGTGGCATTCGCTTTTCCCAAAGAATTGTTGGGACTGGCTTACATGATGCTTTTCAATGGCCTGTTTCAACTGGTGCGGCCCTTCTCAAAATTGAAAGGGATCACGAATATGGGTAGAATGGCTTTGAGCAATTACCTGATGCAGAGTTTGATTTGTGGTTCCCTGTTCTACGGTTATGGATTAGGCTGGTACAATCATTTTTCCAGATCCGAACTCTGGTTGATCATTCCTTGCATATGGACCTTTCAAATAGCGATCAGTTCCTGGATATTGATGAATTATGACCAGGGCCCGGTAGAAAAGCTATGGAGGACCTTCATCTACAAAGGTTGA